The Streptomyces sp. NBC_01497 region CCTCGACGGACGCGGAAGTTGTAGATCAACCGTGAACCTCCTCCATACTTGAAGTCCGTATACCGGCTACGCAGACGCGTCCGGAACCCCGACTCCACACCCTAACCACTGGTGTCCGACCGGCCACGCCCCAGGTCCTGGCCCATGGCGGCCTCGGCGACTGATGAGCCTCGTCCTAAGCGTTGTACCGTAACTTAGACCGTGTCCTACATGGACAGTTGGTCGTTGAGGCGGGCATGGGGGAGTGGACGGTGGGGATGGATTGTTCCGGACGGACTGTGGGAGATCGCTAGGCCGCTCTTGCCGCCGGTGCGTGTACGGCCGCAGGGCGGTGGGGTGGCGAACATCGATGACGAGGCGGTCTTCGCAGCGATCATCTACGTACTGGTCAGCGGGTGTGCATGGCGTGCGTTGCCGCCGTGCTTCGAGGCCTCAAAGTCAACGGTGCACCGCCGGTTCGTCATCTGGTCGCGCGCAGGTGTCTGGGGCCGGCTGCATCAGAAGATCCTCCAACCCCTGGACAGGCAGGAGTTGGTCGACCTTTCCCGGGCGGTCCTGGACTCGGCTCATGTTCGCGCGAAAAATGGGGGCGCACTTGCAGGTCCGAGTCCCGTGGACCGGGGTAAGCCCGGTTCCACAATGCATATCCTGTCGGATGCGAACGGAGTTCCCTTACGCGTCGGACTCTCCGCGGCCAACACCCACGACAGCCCTGGGCTGAAGCCGATGCTGTCCCATTTCCACATGGGACACGAATCCCACGCAGCCCGGTCCAAGCCTCAGCGTCTCCATGCCGACAAGGCCTACGACGTCCCCCACCTGCGGAGATGGTTGTGGGGCAAGCACATCGGGGTCCGCATCGCCCGCAAAGGCATCGAGTCCAGCGAACGACTCGGACGCCGACGCTGGGTCATCGAACGCACCATGTCCTGGCTCACCGGCTACCGCCGACTCAACCACCGCTACGAACGCCACCCCGGCAACCACCTGGCCTTCCTCGGGCTGGCAGCCGCCCTCTGCTACTACAAACGCTTCCGAAACTTGACCACGTAGGACACGGTCTAAGCGAGAGTGGGCCTGATCCTGGAGATGGGGACGGGCCAGCTCGAAAATCGATCCGGCCCGTCCCTCCAGTGTGTGACTACCGGGTACGCGTGATCGACTTGTGCTCGACGTAGCCGGTCAGGCCGACCTTGCCGTACTCGCGGCCGATGCCGCTCGCCTTGTATCCGCCGAAGGGACCGTCAAAGCTGATCGGCGATCCGTTAAGCGTGACTGTGCCAGTACGCAGTCGGCGGGCGATGGACAGGGCGCGATTGGGGTCAGTGGTCCAGATTCCGCCGGACAGGCCGTACGCGGAGTCATTGGCAATACGAACGGCATCGTCATCGTCGTCATAGGCGATCACGACCAGAACCGGGCCGAAGATCTCCTCCTGCGCGATTCGCATGCTGTTTTCGACGTCGGCGAAGACGGTCGGTGTGACGTAGTTGCCCTTCTCCAGGCCCTCAGGGATCTGCGGGCCACCCGTCACTAGACGCGCGCCGTCCTCGATTCCGATGTTGATGTAGTCGATGACTCGCTGCTGCTGGTCACGGCGGATCATCGGGCCGATGAAGGTATCGGGTGCGGCGGGATCGCCGACCTTCAGCGACTCGACCATGTCCTTGACGGCCGCCACGACCTCTTCGTAGCGGCTGCGAGGGGCCAGGATGCGGGTCTGCAGGAGGCATGCCTCGCCGTTGTTGCCCAGTGAGCCGAATCGCAGACCTTGCATGACGGCGGTCAGGTCCGCGTCGTCCAGGATCAGCGCAGCGGACTTGCCGCCCAGTTCCAGGCCTACGCGCTTGAGCTGCTCACCTGCGATGGATGCGATTCGCCGGCCGGCTCGCGTCGAGCCGGTGAAGGAGATCTTGTCCACTCCGGCGTGCGAGACGAGGTACTCACTGGTCTCACGGTCCGCCGGAAGGACACTGAGCACGCCCTGGGGCAGGCCAGCTTCGTGCCAGAGGTCCGCCAGCAAGGCCATGCTCAGAGAGTTCTCCGGGGAGACCTTCAGCACGACCGTGTTGCCGGCCAGGAGAGCCGGGATCAGCTTGGCAGTGGCCGCGGAGAAGGGCGAGTTCCAGGGGATCACCGCGGCAACCACGCCGATCGCCTCACGGCGCACGATGGTATCGAAGGCCACCGACGGGTCGGAGGGTGCCACGACCTCTTCCCAGCCGAACTCTTCAGCCGCCTTGAGGTAGGCGTTGACCTGGCGGGTCAGGAAGGGCTGACCGACCTTGGTGAACCAGCCGGCCGAACCGTTTTCCGCGGAGATGGCCGCAGCGACTTCGTCTGCGCGGGCGGTACGCAGGGCGTCGTAGCGACGGACGACCTCCTGGCGCTCCTCCGGCGTGGTGTGGGGCCACGGGCCGTGGTCGAAGGCGGCGCGGGCCGCTGCGACAGCCTTGTCCACGTCGGCCGGTGCGGCCTGCGCCACGCGGCCGAGGACCGACTGGTCGTGGGGGGAGAGGATGTCGAGGGTCAGATCCGGGTCACTGGGAGCGATCCAGGAACCACCGATGTACAGGTTGTTACGCACAGTCATGTCTGTCGTTCCTTCACGTGCATGAGGGGGTCAGGGAAGAGATGGGGAGATCAGGGCGTACGCGCGCTGACGCGTCCTGATCGGGGCTGCAGGGGGCGACGAGCTGCCGAGGCAAGCCGGGGTCGGCTGACGTCGGTGCAGGCGCTCG contains the following coding sequences:
- a CDS encoding IS5 family transposase, yielding MDSWSLRRAWGSGRWGWIVPDGLWEIARPLLPPVRVRPQGGGVANIDDEAVFAAIIYVLVSGCAWRALPPCFEASKSTVHRRFVIWSRAGVWGRLHQKILQPLDRQELVDLSRAVLDSAHVRAKNGGALAGPSPVDRGKPGSTMHILSDANGVPLRVGLSAANTHDSPGLKPMLSHFHMGHESHAARSKPQRLHADKAYDVPHLRRWLWGKHIGVRIARKGIESSERLGRRRWVIERTMSWLTGYRRLNHRYERHPGNHLAFLGLAAALCYYKRFRNLTT
- a CDS encoding aldehyde dehydrogenase, with translation MTVRNNLYIGGSWIAPSDPDLTLDILSPHDQSVLGRVAQAAPADVDKAVAAARAAFDHGPWPHTTPEERQEVVRRYDALRTARADEVAAAISAENGSAGWFTKVGQPFLTRQVNAYLKAAEEFGWEEVVAPSDPSVAFDTIVRREAIGVVAAVIPWNSPFSAATAKLIPALLAGNTVVLKVSPENSLSMALLADLWHEAGLPQGVLSVLPADRETSEYLVSHAGVDKISFTGSTRAGRRIASIAGEQLKRVGLELGGKSAALILDDADLTAVMQGLRFGSLGNNGEACLLQTRILAPRSRYEEVVAAVKDMVESLKVGDPAAPDTFIGPMIRRDQQQRVIDYINIGIEDGARLVTGGPQIPEGLEKGNYVTPTVFADVENSMRIAQEEIFGPVLVVIAYDDDDDAVRIANDSAYGLSGGIWTTDPNRALSIARRLRTGTVTLNGSPISFDGPFGGYKASGIGREYGKVGLTGYVEHKSITRTR